In Bacillus toyonensis BCT-7112, a single window of DNA contains:
- a CDS encoding DUF3969 family protein — protein MKLIFQMAKQPVLEKTIVLFILSIVESLKLKVVSLDEAHRYIFNLEVLELLMDRNIDDQVLELIHFGMGLEDIHHVLPEELEHSIEELKWLCIQVLSEYSMHEESEQLIEDIR, from the coding sequence ATGAAACTAATATTTCAAATGGCGAAACAACCTGTTCTTGAAAAAACAATTGTTCTTTTTATATTGAGTATTGTAGAAAGCTTAAAGCTAAAAGTTGTTTCACTCGACGAAGCTCACCGATACATATTCAATTTAGAAGTACTTGAACTATTAATGGATCGAAACATCGATGATCAAGTACTAGAGCTTATACATTTCGGAATGGGACTCGAAGATATTCATCATGTACTCCCTGAAGAACTTGAGCATAGTATTGAGGAACTAAAATGGCTTTGTATCCAAGTTTTAAGTGAATATAGTATGCACGAGGAATCGGAACAATTAATTGAAGATATACGCTAA
- the glsA gene encoding glutaminase A has protein sequence MQCIETNNLQQLLEQVKPYTKKGKLATYIPELGNANPDDLGIAIFHKETEYIHAGNSQTLFTLQSISKVITLALALLDRGEEYVFSKVGMEPTGDPFNSIIKLETTSPSKPLNPMINAGALAITSMLAGQDNEEKMERILHFVREITDNPTINYSSKVANSELETAYLNRSLCYYMKQNGIIDCDIEELMDLYTRQCAVEVNCIDLARIGLIFAMDGYDPYKKKQIIPKHITKICKTFMVTCGMYNESGEFAIRVGIPAKSGVAGGIFGCVKGEMGIGIFGPALDANGNSIAGFKILELLSAQEGWSIF, from the coding sequence ATGCAGTGCATTGAAACAAACAACTTACAACAGTTGTTAGAACAAGTAAAACCATATACGAAAAAAGGAAAACTTGCTACTTATATCCCCGAACTAGGAAATGCAAATCCAGACGATTTAGGGATTGCCATTTTCCATAAAGAAACAGAATATATCCATGCTGGTAACTCACAGACATTATTTACTCTTCAAAGTATTTCCAAAGTAATTACACTTGCACTTGCACTTTTAGATCGCGGTGAAGAATATGTATTTTCTAAAGTTGGAATGGAACCAACTGGTGACCCATTCAATTCTATTATTAAGTTAGAAACGACAAGCCCATCTAAACCTCTTAATCCAATGATTAATGCGGGAGCATTAGCTATCACAAGCATGTTAGCAGGACAAGATAACGAAGAAAAAATGGAGCGTATCCTTCATTTTGTACGGGAAATAACAGATAATCCTACTATTAATTATTCTTCTAAAGTTGCCAATTCAGAATTAGAGACGGCTTACTTAAATCGTTCACTTTGTTACTATATGAAACAAAATGGAATTATCGATTGTGATATTGAGGAACTTATGGATTTATACACTCGTCAATGTGCAGTTGAAGTAAACTGTATTGATTTAGCACGTATTGGTTTAATTTTTGCAATGGACGGATATGATCCATATAAGAAAAAACAAATTATCCCTAAACATATTACGAAAATCTGTAAAACATTTATGGTTACATGCGGTATGTATAACGAATCTGGTGAATTTGCAATTCGTGTTGGTATCCCTGCAAAAAGCGGTGTAGCTGGTGGTATTTTCGGTTGCGTAAAAGGCGAGATGGGTATCGGCATTTTCGGGCCAGCTTTAGATGCAAACGGAAATAGTATCGCTGGTTTTAAAATTCTTGAACTTCTTTCTGCTCAAGAAGGTTGGAGCATTTTTTAA
- the ytaF gene encoding sporulation membrane protein YtaF — protein MSTAGIFSILLIGIASNLDNAGVGIAYGIRKIRISWFNNFIIAFFGFLFTLLAGFLGNWIALFISEFTANLIGAIVLGIIGVFILCQPFLSKKDTIESKDGSVLLGILRDPEKADFDGSKTISFSEALVLGVALSINNIAGGFDAGVTNLNLWLTACISGVFSFICISGFSYIGKRFLAEYLGKWATVIAGVLLILIGIDQLL, from the coding sequence ATGAGTACGGCAGGTATATTTTCAATTCTTTTAATCGGAATTGCTTCTAATTTAGATAATGCAGGTGTTGGGATTGCATATGGCATTCGTAAAATTCGTATTTCGTGGTTTAACAATTTTATCATCGCATTTTTTGGTTTTTTATTTACTTTATTAGCTGGTTTTTTGGGGAATTGGATCGCATTATTTATTTCAGAGTTTACAGCAAACCTGATTGGAGCAATTGTTTTAGGGATAATCGGAGTGTTTATTTTATGTCAGCCTTTCTTGAGTAAAAAGGACACCATAGAATCTAAAGATGGTAGTGTACTTTTGGGGATTTTACGTGATCCAGAAAAAGCAGATTTTGATGGATCGAAAACAATTAGTTTTTCTGAGGCTCTTGTTTTAGGGGTGGCATTATCTATTAATAATATTGCAGGTGGGTTTGATGCTGGAGTAACAAATTTGAATCTGTGGCTTACGGCATGTATTTCTGGGGTGTTTAGTTTCATTTGTATTAGTGGCTTTTCATATATAGGAAAACGATTTTTAGCGGAATACTTAGGGAAATGGGCGACGGTAATTGCAGGCGTATTATTAATTCTTATTGGGATAGATCAGTTGTTGTAA